The following coding sequences are from one Amblyraja radiata isolate CabotCenter1 chromosome 40, sAmbRad1.1.pri, whole genome shotgun sequence window:
- the LOC116967537 gene encoding tubulin alpha-1B chain-like yields MPSDKTIGAGDDSFNTFFSETGAGKHVPRAVFIDLEPTVIDEVRTGTYRQLFHPEQLITGKEDAANNYARGHCSIGKEIVDLVLDRIRKVADQCTGLQGFLIFHSFGGGTGSGFTSLLMERLSVDYGKKSKLEFAIYPAPQISTAVVEPYNAVLVTHCTLEHSDCAFMVDNEAIYDVCRRNLDIERPTYTNLNRLLAQIVSSITASLRFDGALNVDLTEFQTNLVPYPRIHFPLATYAPLISAEKAYHEQLTVAQITNACFEPANQMVKCDPRQGKYMACCMLYRGDVVPKDVNAAIATIKSKRSIQFVDWCPTGFKVGINYQPPTVVPGGDLAKVQRALCMLSNTTAISMAWTRLDLKFDKMYAKRAFVHWYVGEGLEEGEFQDAREDMASLEKDYQEVALDSSELQRAGEEEGEE; encoded by the exons ATGCCCAGCGACAAGACCATCGGGGCCGGCGACGATTCCTTCAACACCTTCTTCAGCGAGACGGGGGCGGGCAAGCACGTCCCGCGGGCCGTGTTCATCGACCTGGAGCCCACGGTGATCG ATGAGGTGCGGACCGGCACCTACCGGCAGCTCTTCCACCCCGAGCAGCTCATTACTGGAAAGGAGGACGCGGCCAATAACTACGCCCGGGGCCACTGCTCCATCGGCAAGGAAATCGTGGACCTGGTCCTGGATCGCATCCGGAAAGTG GCCGACCAGTGCACCGGACTCCAGGGGTTCCTCATCTTCCACAgtttcggcggcggcaccggctcgggcttcacctccctcctcatggAGAGACTCTCCGTGGACTACGGCAAGAAATCCAAGCTGGAGTTTGCAATCTACCCGGCGCCGCAGATCTCCACCGCCGTGGTCGAGCCCTACAACGCGGTGCTGGTCACCCACTGCACCCTGGAGCACTCCGACTGCGCCTTCATGGTGGACAACGAGGCCATTTACGATGTGTGCCGGCGGAACCTGGACATCGAGCGCCCCACCTACACCAACCTCAACCGCCTGTTGGCGCAGATCGTGTCGTCCATCACCGCCTCGCTGCGCTTCGACGGCGCCCTCAACGTGGACCTGACTGAGTTCCAGACCAACCTGGTCCCCTACCCGCGCATCCACTTCCCGCTCGCCACCTACGCGCCCCTCATCTCGGCCGAGAAGGCTTACCACGAGCAATTGACGGTCGCGCAGATCACCAACGCCTGCTTCGAGCCGGCCAACCAGATGGTGAAGTGCGACCCCCGCCAGGGCAAGTACATGGCGTGCTGCATGttgtaccgcggggacgtggtCCCCAAGGACGTCAACGCTGCCATCGCCACCATCAAGAGCAAGCGCAGCATCCAGTTCGTGGACTGGTGTCCAACCGGGTTCAAG GTGGGCATCAACTACCAGCCCCCGACTGTGGTGCCGGGGGGCGACCTGGCCAAGGTACAACGCGCCCTCTGCATGCTGAGCAACACCACCGCCATCTCCATGGCCTGGACCCGCCTGGACCTCAAGTTCGACAAGATGTACGCCAAGCGGGCCTTTGTCCACTGGTACGTGGGAGAGGGGCTGGAGGAAGGGGAGTTCCAGGACGCGCGGGAGGACATGGCGTCGCTGGAGAAGGACTACCAGGAGGTGGCCCTGGACTCCTCCGAACTCCAAAGagcaggagaggaagagggagaagaaTAG